TTAGCTCATgattagcatatgtttactgtagcacaatattATCAAATCATGGTATAACAGGGCCTGTTTGGTTCCTCGGGAGTAAACTTTAGTCTtgtcacatcggatgtttggatactaattagaagtattaaatatagtctaACTAAAATATCAATTGCAtgaatggaggctaattcgcgaggcGAATCTactaagcctaattagtccatgatttgaccATATTGTGCTATAGTAAACATGCACAAATAATAGATTAATTAGAATTAATAGATTTATCTCATGAATTAGCACCACTTTATGCAATTAGTCTTatagttagctcatatttaatCCCTCTATTTGGCATCCAAACATCCAATGTGACCTGGACTAAAAATTAGTTCTgatccaaacacccccttaGGCTTAATGGATTTCTCTcacgaattagtctccatttatacaattaattttataattagcgTACATTTAATATTTTTTAATTGGTGTCCAAACTTTAGTCTAGGTAATGTTTTAAATAGCGGACTATACGATTTAACGGTAGGGGCAAAAAATGCTAGTACGGACGCTATAGCCCGCTATAGTTTGCTTGTTCTACTGCAATGGGCATAGCAGCAGCTCAGCAAAAATCGCTATAGCGCAGCTATAAAACACCAGTCCTAggggatccaaacaccccctaaGCTATTATGCAAAAGAAAAGTTGAAACAAAGCAATCGCAGTCTTTGTGCACGTACTCATGTTATGTAGTATACCATCTTAGAGCAACTTCAAGAGTCTAGCCAAATCTCACTCTCTATATTCCCATTTAGATATCCATCTAGCCAAGATTCCCTCGCCATATTCAGGTACACTCCAACAGACTAGGCAATCTCATCCTTTTCCTCCGATCCGCTCCCCTTTTCCACGTGTTTGGTTGTAACCGAGTAGGAGCGGAGTGGCTCCGGGAGCGCAAAGATGCCAATATTCCTGTAAGATGCGAAACGAGACCGCTCGCCCAAATCGACTGGATGCGAGCGCTCCCGTTCCTGCCGCCCGTCCGCCCCCCGGGCGACGCCGCCAGAGCCCCGCCGCCGGAGGATGCCCAGGCGCGTGCCCgccggaccccccccccccccgcccgccGGCGATTCCAGGCCCCGACGAGGATGCAGgcgcccccccaccccccacccccccgcGCCGGATCCGGACGGCCCCGCCGAGGATGCAGGCGCCCGCCGGAGGCCGCCCAGGCGCCTGCCCAGAGGATGCCCGCGCGCCCCGTCCCCCCCACCCCCTGGGGCGTCGCCGCCAGAGCCCCGCCGCTGGAGGATGCCCAGGCGCGCGCCCGCCGGACACCCCCCCCCCACCAGGCGCCCGCCTGCCGGCGATTCCAGtcgccccccccctcccccccgagGATGCAGGCGCCTGCTTGGAGGAtgcccgcccgccggcgccggaggcCGCCCAGGCGCTCGCCCCGGAGGATGCCCAGGCTCCCGCCCCCCCGCCGGCCGGAATCCAGATTGAACGGAATGGTTCTCCACGCTCttcaaccaaacaaaaaatggaACGGCTCCGTTCTGCTTGCCAGATATAGAACAGAGCGGCTCCATTCTTAGAAATTGGAATGAACCGTTTCATCTAAGTTGATTCCCCAAGCAAGCAAAGGCACCCTTAGcaacgggcggcgggcggaggagctTCGCGCGCGGACGGCGGGGGAGCTCCGTGGTACGCGGAGGTGAGATGGAAGGGCCCAGGACATCGCACGTGGGAGAGGATGGGCGCGCCTGCGCCCGCACACCTCGGTAGAGCCGATGGTGAGTCAAGTACGCTCGTGATTTTTTTGCCGAGGGAAGAAGCGGGGATGGCGAGCCGGACAGCCAAGTGAGCAAGATGCAGAGGCTGTTCGATTACGTTTTTCTCACCGTTTCGCTATATTTACCGATCCAATTTATTTTACAAACGCCCTGGAGTTGCTATTAGTGATGACCGATACTCTACACACGTACTGGCGCACACCACTGCGGTGCCGCGTACACACACACGCTCCTTGGTCTTTGGTGGCCGCAGCAATTTGCACCCGGGAGAGCCTCCAGTCACCGCTCCGCAACAATAAAAGCGGCCCCGCCACGGCGACGCGTCCCCCAACCCACACACGCCCGCCTCGTTTTCTCCccttcccctctgctccgcaCCTACGCATCGccgcctcctcccctctctgtCTAGTCCTCCCAGAGTCTAGTCCTCGTCTTCCTCCCGCAACCACCTCGTCCCTATCCGCAGCAACCGTTCGCCGCGGCGCGCGAGACCAGCTCGATCCGACCGATGGCGGCCATGGCTTCCCTGCCCCGCGCGGCCCGCCTCCTCCGATCCGCCGTCGGGCGGCTGAGGTCGCCCCCTCCGCCTCCGGCGCGGCCCTTCTCCAGCGCCGCGGGGACCGGGACCGGGACGGGGGCGGGGACCGGGCGCGAGGCTGcgatcgtcgccgccgccgtggcgctgGCCGGGTCCGGGCTCGGGCTGTGGCTGAAACCGCCCTCGCTCGCCGACTCCGGCGAGGCGGTCGGCGGCCAGATCTTGGTCGCCGGCGCCACGGAGGCCCGGGAGGAGAAGGGTCGATTCCTGTTCGCAGGTGAGCGTCCTGTCCTTCCCGCTTGCTTCCTCCTGGTCTGCGATCTCTCTGTCTCCGGTCTCCGTGCTGGTTGAGGGGTTTAATTTGATTGATGGACTCGCGCGTTCGGGTTAGGGGGTTTCTGCTGCTGCGATCTCTGCCGCCGCTATTGTTTCGTGTTAGTGTGGCTTGGCTTACTGCTTTGCATTAGGATGCTTGGAGCTTTGCGCGGTAAAGCTACAAACTGTGCCAAGTCGTCTCCTTGCAAGGTTGTACGCTTCTGCTGCTTTTGATCGCCCGTTTACACGGTCTGCTTGGGTTGCGAGCGGTACGGTGTTGTCCTGGCTGTACCGATCCAGCTACTTAAGTGATAGGCCAATTGGTCACTAGATTCCAAACTAGGTGACGCGGCGTCACCGCACAGGAAAGTCCGTTACGATTTCTGCTTTTCGATCAACAGCACGTAAGCATGCGCTGCTAAATGCGTGCAGTTTTCCTTAGTTGTCTGAGTTTATATTCTTCAAGCTTAGCAAATCTGAGTGGTGTGTTGATCTGATTATAATCCTATCGTTTTTGTTCTTCTCTTCACTCTGCGCGTCCTACAGACTCATTCCGCAGAAGGGTGTTCTTTAACTACGAGAAGAGGATACGGCTTCTCAGCCCTCCTGAAAAGGTAATGTATGTAGTGCTGCATTAAGGATATTCGGGGAAATTCGATTCAGTAAGTTTTGGCAACAAATTTCTAACTGGTTTATTTCTGGATAGATCTTCGAGTACTTTGCATCTGTGAGGAACCCAGAAGGCGAAGTTTACATGTTGCCCGCTGACTTGATGAGGGCAGTAGTCCCTGTTTTCCCTCCATCTGAGTCGACTGCAGTTCGCGAAGGGCGATTAAGGGGGGAGCGGAGCCCTGGAGAGTTGCATTGTGCTCCATCGGAATTCTTCATGATGTTCGACACAAATAGCGATGGCCTCATCTCCTTTGCCGAGTAAGTGGAATGAACTTTAGAAAAATGCTGTATCTATTCACTGTATTCAGAATATTGAACTTAAGCCACTTGGATTTCTGCATAAATATTGTCCTCGGTTTATTGTAAGAAAACCTTGAAAATCTGTAGGTGTTTGTATAGCACCTGTTCAGGATAAATGAAGTAGTGTATATATCAATAAACATGGCACCACGCCATAGGTACGATGCATGTATTGGAAGTCATGGTGAATACCATAGCTATTTGCTGTATGATGCACTGCTAGACAGGTATATTATTAGTTTCTAAATTTCCTGTGGTGTCTTGACAGGTACATCTTTTTTGTGACATTGCTCAGCATTCCCGAGTCAAATTTCAGTGCGGCTTTCAAAATGTTCGACGTTGACCATAGCGGGTGAGTTCTTATCCTACCACCACACTCGGTCTTGATAATATGTTCTGCAGTGTGCTGTTTCTTAGACATCAACTTGTTCGGTTCTATTTGTGTTTGGCAAATGAACAAGAAGAATTTGATGGAGTGAGAGAAAATTGAACTTATGTCAAGTCTAGTTCACTTCAGTTTGAAATTCTTTTTTCCTGTGTAATGCATATGTTGTTTAGTAAAGCTGCTAAAGGTATGTTTTTCCTTTAATTTCTCTTGTATTCATGCACGGACAAGAATATATTTAAAAAGTCTTGTTTGTGCTATACTATTGTTTACCTGTGATCATTGCCTGCAGTTAATTTATCTCGCCCAGAAAAAGACCTGCTCTTTATGAGCATGTTCAATCATCTGACTTCTTAGTTGATGATAACAGAAGGGTATGGATAAATTTCGGCCACCTTCTCAATGTAAATTTGCTGTTCTCATCTGGGACATGACATCTTTTTCAGGGTGATCGACAGAGAGGAGTTTAAGAAAATAATGGCACTGATGCGGTCTTTTAATAGACAAGGAGCCACCCATAAGGATGGCTTACGTATTGGACTTAAAGTTGGCCAGCCTGTGGAAAATGGTGGAGTGGTTGAGTTCTTCTTTGGTAATGATGGCAATGGACCTCTACACTATGATAAGTTTACAAAATTTTTGAAGGATTTGCATGACGAGGTGATTTGCTTCTTTCATTCTTTTGTCAACACATGATGATTTGTCCACAAATATTGCCTCCTGACTTGACCTGGAAGGAAAATGCATTTATATTTTTATCCAACACCTACTTTTTATAGCATGTATATTTTTATCCAACACCTACTTTTCATGGCACCAATATAGACATATGCCTGCCTGCCAATGGTTGTTTATTTCCTTCATTGCCTCAATAATTTCTGTTCAGTCATCTGAACTTACCCTTTTAAGTTGGTTAAGTTCTCTAAACTTTATAGACTACTGCAATATTTCCTAACTTGACTGATGTTTTTAAAATAGTACATCACGTAGGGATTATTTTGCATTCTACACACTATTTCATGCTATCTGTATTTACCATTCTCTCTGTTCAATTTCCATGCAGATTATTCTTCTGGAGTTCAGTCATTATGATGTCAAGTCATCTAAAACAATACCAGCAAAGGATTTTGCATTTTCCATGGTTGCTTCTGCTGACATGAATCACATCAGCATGCTGCTTGATAGAGTTGATGATTTGGTCAATAAGCCTGATCTGAAGGACATTCGCATATCCTTTGAGGTACGATTTGCCGCCTTGGTCACATGAATTATATTCCACTGAGATTATTTTTCTTATTGTTCTCATGGATGTTTATCTGGTACTTCAGGAGTTTAAGGCATTTGCTTATTTGCGCCGAAGATTGGAGCCACTGTCGATGGCCATCTTCGCATATGGGAAAGTGAACGGATTGTTGACAAAGCAGGATCTAAAACGTGCGGCGCAACATGTAAGTTTTTTTTCCACCAAGTTTGGTGTGCTTGTTTATTTTATTTTGGCATCACAAGTCTAAGTTGATTATTGAGACAGAGCAAACTTTTGAGCTAGCTGATCAAACACTGAGAAGTCACTTTTGACTTACTTGACAAATGATCAGCTGTTTTCTAAAACTTGGTCACTGAGCTGCTAACTGATGTTCTAGCCATCTAAGTTTTCATTTTTATTTGTGTTGTAGGTTTGCGGGGTTGACTTAACTGATAGAGTGCTGGACATCATTTTTCATGTGTTCGACACAAATCAGGATGGGAACCTGAGCTCGGAAGAGTTCTTAAGAGCGTTACAAAGACGAGAAACTGATATTCGTCAACCAACAATACCCGGCCCTTTGGGGTTCTTGTCTTGCTGGTTCAATGGTAGGAAGTGTTCTTCACTTCGACAGATGGTGTTCTGATTGGTTCTCTCTATGATCCTCAATATAAATGTCGTTCGACTTTTTATTGTCATCTCGAGGTAAGTATGTGAATAGTTTGTTCTACTGTTCTATTATGGTATCTTATTTTGACACGATTTTCATCGATGTTCAGGTGCAGAAGATAACCACCAAGTAGTGCGCTGCTGCTGGACGTCGAAAAGATTTTGCTGTAAATATCGTCCGTGTGGGCCCAGTAACTGTAAATAGTGTCTTGTCTACGTTGTGTTATTCTCATCCCGTTTGTAAATTAAACCCCATATGACCTTAAGAAGTCCTTGTCAAATGTCTTCCATTCACCTGTATTTTTAGTCAGAAGGTTTTCTCTGCTTTTACCTCAAGCGAATACAGAATATACGCTCTTACAGGAAATATAACACCTAAACAAATTACAATCCACCATCGACAACATCAAAACTTTACTCCCCTAGTGAAAAAGTTCCAAGTTCTCTTTTCTAGCAAACATGAGCATTCTGTTCCCTAGAAATAACCGTGCCTGCAGGGTTCCTGGAACCAGTGGCAGCCGTCATGTTTCGAATTCAGTGGAAGTGAAAATAATTGGAACTGCTAAAATTTTAACTGAAAAATCACCTGAAGCAGATACCAGCAGTTTTCTGCGCTGAAAATGATTTGAAGTGATGACAAATTTGAGAAAGTTCTCAAATTCAAAACTGAAAATCAGTGGGAAAACTAACATAGGAGATGGCGAGGACAACT
The sequence above is drawn from the Panicum hallii strain FIL2 chromosome 7, PHallii_v3.1, whole genome shotgun sequence genome and encodes:
- the LOC112899095 gene encoding calcium uptake protein, mitochondrial-like, with product MAAMASLPRAARLLRSAVGRLRSPPPPPARPFSSAAGTGTGTGAGTGREAAIVAAAVALAGSGLGLWLKPPSLADSGEAVGGQILVAGATEAREEKGRFLFADSFRRRVFFNYEKRIRLLSPPEKIFEYFASVRNPEGEVYMLPADLMRAVVPVFPPSESTAVREGRLRGERSPGELHCAPSEFFMMFDTNSDGLISFAEYIFFVTLLSIPESNFSAAFKMFDVDHSGVIDREEFKKIMALMRSFNRQGATHKDGLRIGLKVGQPVENGGVVEFFFGNDGNGPLHYDKFTKFLKDLHDEIILLEFSHYDVKSSKTIPAKDFAFSMVASADMNHISMLLDRVDDLVNKPDLKDIRISFEEFKAFAYLRRRLEPLSMAIFAYGKVNGLLTKQDLKRAAQHVCGVDLTDRVLDIIFHVFDTNQDGNLSSEEFLRALQRRETDIRQPTIPGPLGFLSCWFNGRKCSSLRQMVF